A DNA window from Branchiostoma lanceolatum isolate klBraLanc5 chromosome 17, klBraLanc5.hap2, whole genome shotgun sequence contains the following coding sequences:
- the LOC136422549 gene encoding IQCJ-SCHIP1 readthrough transcript protein-like isoform X4, which yields MGFSVNLRRSEKQEEAKRLKKALKQVEEGELLVENHHLSVQYEDNASIRKNRSRFYKWRIITIQRAWRAYKRRKELGKRRDLSDDLLATDDLFAPYGPVPTSDPSDTDSLAAMSVGSNTDLSKDDGIESEGESLPTSVEDFPEAEQEKISPGSDIIPDYEDGEEEEEEEYFRLYQNSPPPIGTVNSLSFAEELNQLNQLSSTDHASETQQNKNQAWTRSTETNNRQNDAGQPDSDSNMDESPDAAGSFDVYNVEASLPTLDWASLEAHLEKVTKEAEDRETDPATAQRNSREEIRRKLAMGPFEDSDSSSSSELFPRGKPPLSTRLQTGMNLQICFVNEPNSDSSGHDEDKAEQESRPAGKGSERTAGSVRDSHVSKVLAMAERFNRKKKEDAQMAALRSGEAEDDTDFLTKEAELKKEAQLALAMAKPMAQMQMEVEKQNRKKSPVADVVAATPSMAVISENLKRRKLKRRDLMNMSTGQLQVIVNDLHCEIESLNEELVQALMARDELQMEQDSMLVDIEDLTRQAHAQHEQQQKGSPKPAN from the exons GAGGAGGCCAAGAGACTGAAGAAAGCACTGAAACAGGTGGAGGAGGGAGAATTGCTGGTTGAGAA CCACCACCTGTCAGTGCAGTATGAAGACAACGCCTCCATCCGAAAGAACCGCTCCCGCTTCTACAAGTGGAGAATCATCAC GATCCAGCGTGCCTGGCGTGCATACAAGCGAAGAAAGGAGCTTGGAAAGCGGCGTGACCTAAGTGATGACCTCCTCGCCACCGATGACCTTTTCGCTCCGTACGGCCCAGTGCCGACCTCTGACCCCAGCGACACGGATAGCCTGGCCGCCATGTCAGTCGGATCAAACACCGACCTCTCAAAGGATGATGGGATAGAGTCAGAAGGGGAGTCGCTGCCAACTTCTGTGGAAGACTTCCCG GAAGCGGAGCAGGAGAAGATCTCTCCCGGGTCCGACATCATCCCAGACTACGAGGatggggaggaggaggaagaggaggagtaCTTCCGTCTGTACCAGAACTCCCCGCCTCCCATCGGCACCGTCAACAGCCTCAGCTTCGCGGAGGAGTTGAACCAACTGAACCAGCTGAGCTCCACGGACCACGCGTCTGAAACACAACAGAACAAGAACCAGGCCTGGACTAGAAGTACGGAAACGAACAACAGACAAAACGACGCCGGACAGCCCGACTCAGATTCCAACATGGACGAATCTCCCGACGCCGCGGGAAGTTTCGATGTTTATAACGTGGAGGCATCGCTGCCGACCTTGGACTGGGCCTCGCTGGAGGCGCATCTGGAGAAGGTCACCAAGGAGGCAGAGGACAGGGAGACGGACCCGGCAACG GCCCAGAGAAACAGCCGCGAGGAGATCAGACGGAAGCTGGCCATGGGGCCGTTTGAGGACAGcgacagcagcagcagcagcgaGCTGTTCCCCCGCGGGAAGCCTCCGCTGTCGACCCGCCTGCAGACCGGCATGAACCTGCAGATCTGCTTCGTCAACGAGCCGAACTCCGACAGCAGCGGACACGACGAGGACAAAGCTGAGCAGGAGAGTCGGCCTGCTGGGAAG GGTTCGGAGCGCACGGCCGGCAGCGTGCGGGACTCCCACGTGTCCAAGGTGCTGGCCATGGCCGAGAGGTTCAACAGAAAG aagAAGGAGGATGCTCAGATGGCGGCGCTGCGCAGCGGTGAAGCGGAGGACGACACGGACTTCCTGACGAAGGAGGCTGAGCTGAAGAAGGAGGCGCAGCTGGCCCTGGCCATGGCCAAACCCATGGCCCAGATGCAGATGGAGGTCGAGAAGCAGAACAGGAAGAAGTCACCCGTCGCAGATGTG GTGGCGGCGACGCCCAGCATGGCGGTGATCAGTGAGAACCTGAAGCGGCGCAAGCTGAAGCGGCGCGACCTGATGAACATGTCGACAGGTCAGCTTCAGGTCATCGTGAACGACCTTCACTGCGAGATCGAGAGTCTGAACGAGGAGCTGGTCCAGGCGTTGATGGCGCGGGACGAGCTGCAGATGGAACAGGACTCCATGCTGGTGGACATCGAGGACCTCACAAG ACAAGCGCACGCACAGCATGAGCAGCAGCAGAAGGGAAGCCCCAAACCAGCCAACTAG
- the LOC136422549 gene encoding IQCJ-SCHIP1 readthrough transcript protein-like isoform X2 → MQAVDSRLAASVLPKVDNLTREERAAIVLQKHFRGHLARKAYINLLWAQFDQEEAKRLKKALKQVEEGELLVENHHLSVQYEDNASIRKNRSRFYKWRIITIQRAWRAYKRRKELGKRRDLSDDLLATDDLFAPYGPVPTSDPSDTDSLAAMSVGSNTDLSKDDGIESEGESLPTSVEDFPEAEQEKISPGSDIIPDYEDGEEEEEEEYFRLYQNSPPPIGTVNSLSFAEELNQLNQLSSTDHASETQQNKNQAWTRSTETNNRQNDAGQPDSDSNMDESPDAAGSFDVYNVEASLPTLDWASLEAHLEKVTKEAEDRETDPATAQRNSREEIRRKLAMGPFEDSDSSSSSELFPRGKPPLSTRLQTGMNLQICFVNEPNSDSSGHDEDKAEQESRPAGKGSERTAGSVRDSHVSKVLAMAERFNRKKKEDAQMAALRSGEAEDDTDFLTKEAELKKEAQLALAMAKPMAQMQMEVEKQNRKKSPVADVVAATPSMAVISENLKRRKLKRRDLMNMSTGQLQVIVNDLHCEIESLNEELVQALMARDELQMEQDSMLVDIEDLTRQAHAQHEQQQKGSPKPAN, encoded by the exons GAGGAGGCCAAGAGACTGAAGAAAGCACTGAAACAGGTGGAGGAGGGAGAATTGCTGGTTGAGAA CCACCACCTGTCAGTGCAGTATGAAGACAACGCCTCCATCCGAAAGAACCGCTCCCGCTTCTACAAGTGGAGAATCATCAC GATCCAGCGTGCCTGGCGTGCATACAAGCGAAGAAAGGAGCTTGGAAAGCGGCGTGACCTAAGTGATGACCTCCTCGCCACCGATGACCTTTTCGCTCCGTACGGCCCAGTGCCGACCTCTGACCCCAGCGACACGGATAGCCTGGCCGCCATGTCAGTCGGATCAAACACCGACCTCTCAAAGGATGATGGGATAGAGTCAGAAGGGGAGTCGCTGCCAACTTCTGTGGAAGACTTCCCG GAAGCGGAGCAGGAGAAGATCTCTCCCGGGTCCGACATCATCCCAGACTACGAGGatggggaggaggaggaagaggaggagtaCTTCCGTCTGTACCAGAACTCCCCGCCTCCCATCGGCACCGTCAACAGCCTCAGCTTCGCGGAGGAGTTGAACCAACTGAACCAGCTGAGCTCCACGGACCACGCGTCTGAAACACAACAGAACAAGAACCAGGCCTGGACTAGAAGTACGGAAACGAACAACAGACAAAACGACGCCGGACAGCCCGACTCAGATTCCAACATGGACGAATCTCCCGACGCCGCGGGAAGTTTCGATGTTTATAACGTGGAGGCATCGCTGCCGACCTTGGACTGGGCCTCGCTGGAGGCGCATCTGGAGAAGGTCACCAAGGAGGCAGAGGACAGGGAGACGGACCCGGCAACG GCCCAGAGAAACAGCCGCGAGGAGATCAGACGGAAGCTGGCCATGGGGCCGTTTGAGGACAGcgacagcagcagcagcagcgaGCTGTTCCCCCGCGGGAAGCCTCCGCTGTCGACCCGCCTGCAGACCGGCATGAACCTGCAGATCTGCTTCGTCAACGAGCCGAACTCCGACAGCAGCGGACACGACGAGGACAAAGCTGAGCAGGAGAGTCGGCCTGCTGGGAAG GGTTCGGAGCGCACGGCCGGCAGCGTGCGGGACTCCCACGTGTCCAAGGTGCTGGCCATGGCCGAGAGGTTCAACAGAAAG aagAAGGAGGATGCTCAGATGGCGGCGCTGCGCAGCGGTGAAGCGGAGGACGACACGGACTTCCTGACGAAGGAGGCTGAGCTGAAGAAGGAGGCGCAGCTGGCCCTGGCCATGGCCAAACCCATGGCCCAGATGCAGATGGAGGTCGAGAAGCAGAACAGGAAGAAGTCACCCGTCGCAGATGTG GTGGCGGCGACGCCCAGCATGGCGGTGATCAGTGAGAACCTGAAGCGGCGCAAGCTGAAGCGGCGCGACCTGATGAACATGTCGACAGGTCAGCTTCAGGTCATCGTGAACGACCTTCACTGCGAGATCGAGAGTCTGAACGAGGAGCTGGTCCAGGCGTTGATGGCGCGGGACGAGCTGCAGATGGAACAGGACTCCATGCTGGTGGACATCGAGGACCTCACAAG ACAAGCGCACGCACAGCATGAGCAGCAGCAGAAGGGAAGCCCCAAACCAGCCAACTAG